The following coding sequences lie in one Terriglobales bacterium genomic window:
- a CDS encoding BadF/BadG/BcrA/BcrD ATPase family protein — MFSPHPCYNHVAMAYFIGIDGGGSKTECVLGDETRVLGRATTGSCKLQVVGEAAARGAIYEAMGKASAKGNVHPEQISGVCVGISGISRSDVASIVLRWIQEVVSGPVQVVGDNAIALEAAFSAGPGVLVISGTGSIAFGRDASGRTARAGGWGPAISDEGSGTWIGRNAVARVLRAADSGEQTSLRDAILQVWKEQSLEDLVTLANRVPPPDFATLFPIVMEQARAGDVTAAEILDSAGAELAELARHVIDRLWPTHDPAPVRITGGVLGGSEEVRRSFRQTLKVLSPNARISDDIVEPVLGALALARKQAAAAKA; from the coding sequence ATGTTTTCGCCGCACCCGTGCTACAACCACGTAGCGATGGCCTACTTCATCGGCATCGACGGCGGCGGCAGCAAGACCGAGTGTGTGCTCGGCGACGAGACGCGTGTGCTCGGCCGGGCCACCACCGGCTCCTGCAAGCTTCAGGTTGTCGGCGAAGCCGCTGCCCGCGGCGCGATTTACGAGGCGATGGGCAAGGCTTCGGCGAAAGGGAACGTCCACCCCGAGCAGATCTCCGGCGTTTGCGTCGGCATTTCCGGCATCTCGCGCTCCGACGTCGCCTCGATCGTGCTGCGCTGGATCCAGGAGGTCGTCTCCGGCCCGGTGCAGGTCGTGGGCGACAATGCCATCGCGCTGGAGGCCGCATTTTCCGCGGGCCCTGGCGTGCTCGTCATCTCCGGCACCGGCTCCATCGCCTTCGGACGCGACGCCTCGGGCCGCACCGCGCGCGCCGGCGGATGGGGCCCGGCCATCTCCGACGAAGGGTCCGGCACATGGATCGGCCGCAACGCCGTCGCCCGCGTGCTCCGCGCCGCCGACTCCGGCGAACAAACCAGCCTGCGCGACGCCATTCTGCAAGTGTGGAAAGAGCAGAGCCTCGAAGACCTGGTCACGCTCGCCAACCGCGTCCCGCCGCCCGATTTCGCCACACTTTTTCCCATCGTGATGGAACAAGCTCGCGCAGGCGACGTGACAGCGGCGGAAATACTCGACAGCGCCGGCGCCGAACTTGCCGAACTGGCGCGTCACGTCATCGACCGCCTGTGGCCCACGCACGATCCCGCTCCGGTACGCATCACTGGGGGCGTACTCGGCGGTTCGGAGGAAGTGCGGCGTTCGTTCCGGCAAACGCTCAAGGTGTTGAGTCCAAACGCCCGCATCAGCGACGATATCGTCGAGCCCGTGCTCGGTGCGCTCGCCCTCGCGCGCAAGCAGGCAGCCGCCGCCAAGGCCTGA